caacctcaagatccatataAGAAGTTAGACCTAACTGCACCCGGatggaagtcatcttcactaccggtgagaaaatctcatcataatcaaTTCCATGCCTCtagccaaaacctttgacaactagtctagccttgtatcttggcTTGTTATCATCACCTttttgcttgatcttgtacacccatttattttgtaatacttttatgTTCTTTAGTCTTTTAACCAGTtcatatgtgtcattttttagcaatgacttcatctcttcattcatGGAAACTAACCATTCTTCtttatgagcatcctcaagagcctccttatagcatataggctctccacaatcagttagaaggacatactATGTAGAAGGGTAtatagaacttgatcttttctccctaaTAGATCTCCTAAGTACCTCtatttgttgattttgttgatttccatcttcttgttgaacttcaaaatcagccTCAATATTATCACCAGGATCACTTTCTGTATCATTACCATGGCCTACAACTTGATCTTGAGGAACAttatcatcactatctgagtctgaaactacatgtggccttgtctcctcaatatcatgagacaactcaagaccagaaagatcacgtatgtatgcatcaagtttttcaccattttcaaaattctcaatagtctgatcttctaGGAATACCACATCTCATCTTCTCAAACCTTCTTGTCAACTGAgtcataacacctgtatccccacttttcatcaccataacccaaaaaatgcattgtctggtttttgcatctagcttagacctctcatcttttagACAACAAGCACAATAAGtctgcaaccaaaaacacgtaaatagtcataattaacatctttatcTGACTAGACGCTTTCTCAcatttattattcaatggcttcgAGGGAGAACGATTGATAACATACACTgtagtgctcatggcttcagcctAGAAATACTCCGCATCCATTCCAACATTGTtttgttcatcctctctgctgCACCATTTttttgtggagtcttgggcacagtttgttcatgtcgaataccctacTTTTTGCAATAATtatcaaatgagcctatgtactctcccaCGTTATttgaccgcaccctcatcagttttcttcctatctctctttcaaccagcttgtgaaagacctcaaaatttgttgcaacctcatccttgaactttatagcataggcccaaaccttcctagatgcatcatctatgaaggttacaaaataagaaGCACCGCCTATGGATTTAaccttcataggaccacaaacatatGTATGAACCAATTCAAAGAAATTTTTTCAGTTCCACTTTcgacttactgaaggagacttTGTTCTGTTTACCCTTtaagcaatgctcacaattttcaagatgagcatcatTGAGATTCAGaaactcattcctcttgattaAAACATTCaaccccttttcactaatgtgacctagtctCTTGTACCATAACTCAGAAGATGACTCCATCATGACAGAATATGCtacatcatagacaattttcaaatgtgtcttatataaggaacaacatttcttaccacgtgaaacaaccaatgaacccttgcttagcttccatgcttcaccactaaaaacattatggtagcctccatcatcgagcttaccttctgaaatcaaattcatccTCAAATCAAGAACATGTCTCAtatctctcaatgtcaggaaacaaccaatgtttgtctcgattctaacatcaccaagaccaactatcttggacacaccactgttactCATGGGAatctcaccataatcaccagatttgtaggactggaagtaacctttgtgtggagtaatatggaatgaggcacatgtgtcaacaatccatgatgtttcatttgaagatgtgctaagacatgagtcttgacagttagaagcatatgtcagttcatCATCTGAAGCATAAGTAGATGTATTTGCACTctgttcttttttttctctgggcttcaccgtacccttcgctttatcatttttaaatttccagcactcgttTTTCCAATGACCCATTTTTCCATagtaatggcaagcaccatccttctttggagctctagacttgcttctagacttgcCATTGCTCAAATGacttctattatcctttgattTTCCTCTATCAGTCaacaacatatcagacttagagggtttatccttctttcgattctcctcatcaagtaagaaACTGGTAACAAAtgtcatgttgactttaccatttggtgttgAGTTGCTGAGTGATAATAaatgtctcccaacttgcaaacaaagatccaaggactaaaagttcttgcacctcatcatcaaattttatcttcatactactcagttaattcaaaatattttgaaattcattcaagtgctctgcaattaatttattatcaatgtacttcagattcaccagtCTTCGTACTAATGTTGtttattccctgctgacctcctaacgtagagagcttcaagtttgctccacacaccatatgtcgtagtctcgttctcaacattatgcacaacatttacacatacccaggaacgaataaagctgcagatctttctatctatcttttttcaatcagcctcttttgtagtcttAGGTCTAACACCCttattttcaattgcttcattcaaatcatctgaaactaacagatcactaatcatcagtttccattgtctgtagtttgtaccattcagactcaccatatcaggtctagatttctcCATTATTATTGCCTTGACAACTAACAAAAACCACAACAAAGAAATCAGTTGATCTCCTTTTTGAATTTCGTCAAGTAACCAGCAGAGCACTCtactccaatgttaaaacaaataaccaattaatacttctctgataccactgttgagttttgcaacagcaaaactatacggatattcttagaaatcaaacttgtaacaaatcagtttccaaatcgtctatgatgaacaacagatttaccaagaactgaaatagcacaaagcaataaacgacaacacaatatacgtggttcggtgaAAAttgacctacgtccacgggatggataagtttcactaaatcaaagaaatgttaatagtagaaacttacatgccctacTCTCAAATGAAATAAGTGATTAAACTAGAAATggttggactactccacaatcaaaagctcccctaatctttctctctggatcagccaaagaacaagaagaaaaccAGAAAACCAGAGAACCCTAGATCttttcactctctctcaaccttactatattatgagaaaaatacaaaaaaaaagtatttatactctaacccgttttcataacagaaaactcTGAACCGTTTACttggaatttaaaacccgcctaCAATGGCAATGAACACCTCAACATTTTTTACATTACTCAAAACTTAATGGGTTTATATTTTCTATGAATAGTGTGAATGGTTGTTCAATTTAACTCTTCAAATAAGTATAAAGACTTGTATAgggaattatttatttattatagtttGTAAACTTCCTAACAAATCATTCCACCTAAACAATGGCAATTACTTTATAATATACGGGTTTATTTGATGTGGATTTCATTGGaaacaatcaaataatttcaaaattaatatccttaatataaaatttaaaaaagagtAGCTTATTCAATTGAAGTTTGAAGAGTATAAATAGAAGGGTGTGTAAACCATTCATTATTGTGTCTACCAAagttttttaagagaaatgaaaGCATACGCCATTGCCCTCATAGTTTGTTCCTCTGTGATTGCAGCTTTGATCCTATTATGTTGTTTCTTAAAAAATAGGTTTAAAAAGAAGCCAAAAACGGTATTTGCCCCCGCCACTACAACCACCAATTATAGGCCTCCTCCTTCCCGTCCGGTCGAAAGGGATGTTGAGAAGGGACTAGACAAGCCAAAAACAAGCCGCACCAAGGATGGTGGCATGCTTATTTTGGCCGGGGCTGGTGCTGCCGTAGCTGCTGCAGCCGTAACAACAGCTGTTGTCACTAGCAGCAGCGGTTATGATGGAGGCGGCGGCGGTGGGGATGGAGGCGGCGGTGGTGGTTGTGGAGGTGGGTGTGGAGGTGGTGGTTGTGGAGGTGGGTGCGGAGGATGATCATATCATAGGCCTCTACCCTAAAGAATATAAATTGTATGAGTTTGTGTAATCTTTCTTATTATATAAGCTGCACACTATGCAtttataaatgtgaaataaatgtaaatttgtTCTAACTttctattataaatatgaaataaatacttttaatttcaattggtattatttaatttggaaCTACCTATTGTCTAGGCATGAATATAGCGAATAAGTTGATCCCTTGTTTCTTCTATTGATCGACTGCCCATTTTATACACAAATTCTAGTTccaattttgaataattaaattttctagATAATCTAAAACTTTGAATATATAGTcctatttaatattattatttgtgaaaATAGTCATACACGTTCAAAACTACAAAGTcttatttaatgttatatagAGATCGTGACATTTGTGACTGGTTGGTGATATCAAAAAGTCTcacatatttttgaaaataaaaaagaaaactatATAGAGTAATAGATGGACAACCTCTAGATTTTGcatctatatttttaatataaatatatatatatatatatatattagtatataatattttaatttatttatttttgtgacaattgattttaaaaaaatagcaATTTATTGAAGTACTAGATTTGTGAAGcatatacatgtataataatcgaaaagttttttattatttatatttcattgttTCATAGTTACACTAGTTATGAATCATTGAAAACTAGTATGGGTTGGaattaatgatttatatttttttaataataaacaaatagaGATAATAGTAAAAGATGAAATGGATTTGGGTTTTGTTGATTTAACTGGGTTTggtatttttgattaatttatctTAGGCCccacattaaattttaaaagtaagcCACTTGTATAATAAGAAAGATGGGTTGAGGCCAATTTGTTGGACTCTTTTCATTTAAAGCTCAACCTGATAATATACTGATTTGTGCTGAATTTTCTTTTGAATCCagtacaaaaattataaaattaaatttaatcaaaataaaaattggtcctaaaatattcttttaatatatttggacGAAACCAATAAAAATcgagaatttatttaaaatgtttgtttaaattataaattcgtAAAAATCGAGAATTTACTTGAGATCGTAtaggtttaatttaaaaaaatattagttattattaattatatataattaagtatttttatatattaaccattttaaaaaaattatatatttaattttaaaattaattaaaaaaatataataagtagataaaactataaaaaaaatatatatttacaaaattaattatattaatttatttatttaaataaataataaaattttaatttataaatataaatttgttattataatgtataaaattgtaaaatcgataatatttataaattcggaAAATCATAAAACCTTATtttcgtaaatttaaaatcataaaaattttcttttttaagaattacctaaaatcagactcgttactTTATTTAAAACCGTAAAttcttatgattttaaaaatcaatattttaacgGTTTTAATTTGGACCAATTTTAGCCCAACTCTAtccattatttaaatttgatctaTCGTCTTAAATTTGgtccaaattattattattattattattattttatagagaataattagaaaaaaatgataaaaatatgattaatgtatacataatatgtatataaatataataataaattaaaagtcgATCAAATTCGACTTGATTTCAATTTGCAATCGGATCTGACAAAATCATGACAAAGAacgagttttatttattaaaaagttcTCCAATAACGTcatatttaagatttaattgttattatattttagaccgacatttttaattttgtcattttaataaggttatttactctttttttaattgagtttatggaactatatatatatatatatatatatatatatatatatatatatatatatatatatatatatatatatatatatatatatatatatatatatatatatatatatatatatatatatatatatttatatatgcaaTCTCCGGGTTATCATGGTTAGATGGACGATTTAGAAAACTGTAGACCGGATGTGCAAGCAAAGACCACGTCCCCATTTAGAGCTTCATCATATTTGATAAAAGTATTTCAGACGGGATATTCATTAATTTGGATAGGGTTAGGAAGGATCAATACAGTATATTgcaaatttttattcataatttatatatattttattgaaaattttagtataaaaatattatgtatttacTGTACTTGATTTCAGTacgatattatatatataccgttcatacaaaaaaaaacatatttatttaaacaaaaataccaattcattataattattataaaaatgttagacaaaattaaaaattaaagacatAGAacatagaataaaatattatttttatgaatttaacatttgatatatatcataaaataaaatattgtttttatgaatCTAATATTTGTAAGGACTAgcaaatattaaaaactaaatttagttaacaaaattgaagaatataaaaaaaaatgagtataGTGTTCAAGTTAAATTAAAGTGATGTGGAAAATGGAGGCGCATTCTCTTTTAGAGGGGTCTTTAATCGCATTtgtatatgtaattttttttttataaattgataattaaataataataataaatgttagttaatttagacataattaataaaaaaagactaactctttatttatttatttttcaatttttttcaaaattcaagttcattatttgtataatatttttataagtgaatgattttattttagcCAATTTGTATACATTTTAGAACTCATATTGTTAGTAAAAGGATCCACTATCCTTTTATTCATACTAAAATTAGACTCATTCGGAATAATTGATGAtgtaaaatcttaataattgcattatattgaatatatttgGCTTTCAAAAATTAGGTTTCTACAATtgaattaacataaaatatgttttaatttttgttaagtttagagagacaaaataaatttactaaagTTAGTTAACTCATTTATAATTGTTTCATCTAGCTGACAATTTTATTGACGTGAATATAATTTCTGAAAtagaaattaaaacataattatttataaataaaaaattaaataatgaattcaTTCTCATTTAACTAAAATAGGAGTTACATATGgcaaattaattagtaaataataaaatataagatttataaaatcgaaattaataattaacgatataaatatcaaattgcataaataatttacaaaaataaaactctcaGTTGAAGATACAAATATCATGTGATTTATTAAGGATTCCTCCAAAGACGAACTCATTTGAGTTCTCGAATGATAATTGTTGAAGTAGAGCAAATCGAACAAATTAATGAAACAATGTCGGAAAAATTTATACCAAAAATTTTAAGCAGTGCTTAAAATTATCCTTAGCTGATGGTTAGTAAACAACGTCGGAAAAGGTACGTTCTGCTAAGTGAAAATGAACCATCTACGTATATAACCAAAATATTGAGAAATTCATACAAATCATGAGAGAATATATGTAAAAGGTCCTTCATAAGAAAAATCAAATCGAGTTacttttaattgaaaaaatgaaaaataacttcAGGTCTGATTATTTCGTCTCCATTGTTACTAAGAAGGGGCAGACATGAACTCGAGAAATGATCAGCAACACAATTGGAATATATGGGCAACAAACGGCCCGCCAAcgattgaaaatattattcgaACTATAAAATCTGAGATAAACAAACgatccaaataaataaaatgtcgAACCAAACAAAACGAAATAACAACTCAAATACGAGGGAGGACAAGAAATATTGtctttcaacttttttttaagtttatttatttgaatgagaaaattatttataattttattagtctttatttttttataagttatatatatatatttaatttacaaatattattttggtatata
This is a stretch of genomic DNA from Impatiens glandulifera chromosome 4, dImpGla2.1, whole genome shotgun sequence. It encodes these proteins:
- the LOC124934790 gene encoding zinc finger protein ZIC 2-like; translation: MKAYAIALIVCSSVIAALILLCCFLKNRFKKKPKTVFAPATTTTNYRPPPSRPVERDVEKGLDKPKTSRTKDGGMLILAGAGAAVAAAAVTTAVVTSSSGYDGGGGGGDGGGGGGCGGGCGGGGCGGGCGG